The DNA sequence CTCTGTTCTTCAACACCTCGAACGGATAGGTGTCACGAAACCACAAGGTTTCGTTGGTGGTCATGGCGTCCACCACCATCTCGCGCAAACCGCTGCGCGGCTGGGTCTGGATGCGCTGCACCAGTTCACCCAACGATTTAAGGCCCTGTTGCTCCATCAACTTGTTGAGACGGCTCGACACCAGGTATTGCTTGTTCTCACCAAGCAAAATGCCACAGGCTTTTTCCAGGAAGACCCGGAACTGTTCGAAATCCAAATTACCCGTAGACAAAGTACCGCCTCTTTCATTGTGTTGGCTTGCCGGGCGCACAGCGCGCCCAACCTTTATTCTGCTGCCTTGATCCGATCGACTACCCGGGAAGCCAGGTCATCAGGCCGGAACTTGGCCAGGAAGTCATCGGCACCGACTTTCTTGACCATCGCCTGGTTGAAGACCCCGGACAACGACGTATGCAAGATAATATGCAGCTTTTGCATGCGCGGGTCGTTGCGGATTTCCGAGGTCAGGGTGTACCCATCCATCTCCGGCATTTCAATGTCGGAGATCATCATCAGGAACTCCTCTTCCGGCTTCTTGCCTTCATCGACCATCGCACGCAGGTAATCCAGCGCCTGCCGTCCATCGTTCAATGCGACCACTTCGACGCCGATCGTCTGTAGACACCGAGTGACCTGTTTACGTGCCACCGAAGAATCATCGACGGTCAGCACCCGCAACGAGATCGCCTTGTGCTGGGTCTCGGCATCCACTACACCCACGGAGATCGTCTCCGTGGTCGGCGCCACTTCGGCGAGGA is a window from the Pseudomonas brassicacearum genome containing:
- a CDS encoding chemotaxis protein CheV, yielding MAGVMDSVNQRTQLVGQNRLELLLFRLDGQQLYGINVFKVREVLQCPKLTLMPKSNPVVCGVANIRGATIPILDLAMATGSGRLLDQSNPFVIITEYNTKTQGFLVRSVERIVNMNWEEIHPPPKGTGRDHYLTAVTRVDNQLVEIIDVEKILAEVAPTTETISVGVVDAETQHKAISLRVLTVDDSSVARKQVTRCLQTIGVEVVALNDGRQALDYLRAMVDEGKKPEEEFLMMISDIEMPEMDGYTLTSEIRNDPRMQKLHIILHTSLSGVFNQAMVKKVGADDFLAKFRPDDLASRVVDRIKAAE